The following coding sequences lie in one Hyalangium ruber genomic window:
- a CDS encoding sugar transferase, with translation MSQHALRGIGRVLALFAADATAFVLSRTILSLLRDVSWLERLADMTGWRGASSSIYSEWEMAVALLVGLVVAGAYHSGDAWRSPRHILSGVTLAVSLMLWNDMWIRGLLPVLFYAAPAIVGLGVTTLFARVALERLSIPLRHLIQTRERVLLLGNPDDPASQKVFERLSHLDTMEVLGWVTLQPTPASAPAQKGVLGSLEDLWKVMQGQSVDTVVLSGYVGDAQLQTLMEAVVSGGGRLLAVSRYERMGWIRPSEVSYHPISFMELTVPSLRGQQLWVKRAVDLLGAGMGLLAISPLLGFLALLIKLDSRGPVFFAQERAGLGGRTFRMLKFRTMRVGADAEKAHLAHLNASGDARLFKIPNDPRVTRVGTFLRKWSLDELPQLWNVFIGEMSLVGPRPFFEADLATYREHHFGRLGARPGITGLWQVSGRSSITDFEEVVRLDTEYIHRWSLWLDLEILLKTVPAVLRRSGAY, from the coding sequence TTGAGCCAGCATGCCCTGCGCGGCATCGGTCGCGTGCTGGCGTTGTTTGCCGCGGATGCCACCGCCTTCGTCCTCAGCCGCACCATCCTGTCCCTCTTGCGAGATGTGAGCTGGCTGGAGCGCCTGGCCGACATGACCGGCTGGCGAGGCGCCAGCTCCAGCATCTACTCCGAGTGGGAGATGGCGGTCGCCCTGCTGGTGGGGCTGGTGGTCGCGGGCGCCTATCACTCGGGAGACGCGTGGCGCTCGCCCCGGCACATCCTCAGCGGCGTCACCCTGGCCGTGAGCCTCATGCTCTGGAACGACATGTGGATACGCGGCCTGCTCCCGGTGCTGTTCTACGCCGCGCCGGCCATCGTCGGCCTGGGCGTCACCACCCTGTTCGCGCGGGTCGCGCTCGAGCGGCTCTCCATTCCCCTGCGACACCTCATCCAGACGCGTGAGCGCGTGCTGCTGCTGGGCAATCCGGACGACCCGGCCTCCCAGAAGGTCTTCGAGCGCCTCTCGCACCTGGACACCATGGAGGTGCTGGGGTGGGTCACGCTCCAGCCGACCCCGGCGTCCGCGCCTGCTCAGAAGGGGGTCCTCGGCTCCCTGGAGGATCTCTGGAAGGTGATGCAGGGCCAGTCGGTGGACACCGTGGTGCTCAGTGGCTACGTGGGCGATGCCCAGCTCCAGACGCTGATGGAGGCGGTGGTCTCGGGCGGCGGCCGGCTGCTGGCCGTGTCCCGCTACGAGCGCATGGGGTGGATCCGTCCCTCGGAGGTCTCCTACCACCCCATCTCCTTCATGGAGCTGACGGTGCCCTCGCTGCGCGGGCAGCAGCTGTGGGTCAAGCGCGCGGTGGACCTGCTGGGCGCGGGCATGGGCCTGCTGGCCATCTCTCCCCTGCTGGGGTTCCTGGCGCTGCTCATCAAGCTGGACTCGCGCGGGCCCGTCTTCTTCGCCCAGGAGCGCGCGGGGCTCGGGGGCCGTACCTTCCGCATGCTCAAGTTCCGCACCATGCGCGTGGGCGCGGACGCGGAGAAGGCGCATCTGGCCCACCTCAACGCCAGCGGCGACGCGCGCCTGTTCAAGATTCCGAATGATCCGCGCGTCACCCGCGTGGGCACCTTCCTGCGCAAGTGGAGCCTGGACGAGCTGCCCCAGCTCTGGAACGTGTTCATCGGAGAGATGTCGCTGGTGGGGCCGCGCCCCTTCTTCGAGGCGGACCTGGCCACCTACCGCGAGCACCACTTCGGCCGGCTGGGCGCCCGCCCGGGCATCACCGGCCTGTGGCAGGTCAGCGGCCGCAGCTCCATCACCGACTTCGAGGAGGTGGTGCGGCTGGACACCGAGTACATCCACCGCTGGTCGCTATGGCTGGACCTGGAGATCCTCCTCAAGACGGTGCCCGCCGTGCTGCGGCGCAGTGGCGCCTACTGA
- a CDS encoding WecB/TagA/CpsF family glycosyltransferase, producing the protein MTGNPAPTLEARARGFLTLHERIRCVDDASAQEALLEELKHPSRPYIVSFVNAHAANLGWNTPSMLESLLRSDLLLRDGIGVKLGLRAFGRPQGLNMVGTDFIPKIARAYRGRRVALFGTRSPWLDTARQRLEADGLQVVACHDGFAPPETYLELAAEAKPELILLAMGMPKQEEVAVRLRERLSHPVLIVNGGAILDYLGDKVTRAPEFMRNHGMEWVYRLYLEPKRLASRYLVGIPAFFSHVAVARLVSPRGSAGGSEPL; encoded by the coding sequence ATGACGGGCAACCCTGCCCCTACCCTGGAAGCCCGAGCGCGGGGCTTCCTCACGCTGCACGAGCGCATTCGTTGCGTCGATGACGCGAGCGCTCAGGAGGCCCTCCTGGAGGAGCTGAAGCACCCCTCGCGTCCCTACATTGTCTCCTTCGTCAACGCGCACGCCGCCAACCTGGGGTGGAATACACCCAGCATGCTGGAGAGCCTGCTGCGCTCGGATCTGCTGTTGCGGGACGGTATCGGCGTGAAGTTGGGGCTCCGGGCCTTCGGCCGACCGCAGGGGCTGAACATGGTCGGCACCGACTTCATCCCCAAGATTGCCCGCGCCTACCGAGGCCGCCGGGTGGCCCTGTTCGGCACGCGCTCGCCCTGGCTGGACACCGCCCGCCAGAGGCTGGAGGCGGACGGGCTGCAGGTGGTGGCCTGCCATGACGGCTTCGCCCCGCCCGAGACGTACCTGGAGCTGGCCGCCGAGGCGAAGCCGGAGCTCATCCTCCTGGCCATGGGCATGCCCAAGCAGGAGGAGGTGGCGGTGCGGTTGCGCGAGCGGCTCTCCCATCCCGTGCTCATCGTCAACGGCGGCGCCATCCTGGACTACCTCGGGGACAAGGTGACGCGCGCCCCCGAGTTCATGCGCAACCACGGCATGGAGTGGGTGTACCGCCTCTATCTGGAGCCCAAGCGCCTGGCCAGCCGCTACCTTGTCGGCATCCCCGCCTTCTTCTCTCATGTCGCGGTTGCTCGGCTGGTGAGCCCTCGGGGAAGCGCCGGAGGCTCCGAGCCCTTGTGA